Within the Paenibacillus sp. AN1007 genome, the region AATGATGTCAACACCTGCTCCCATATCGACCATCAGCGGATTCGCTGTGCGAAGAAATGTAACCGGGTACGGATGCTTCAGCACATAACTGGCATCGAAAGCTTCATCACGGATGGATCGCAGCGTACGCTTGAACTGCTGCGCCTGCTGCTTTACCCGCTGACGCCCACGCGGATGTCTGCGCTTGTCATCCCGTTCAAGCAGTACATGCTCCGGCACATCCAGCACCACAGCAATGACAGGTACATGGGCTTGACGTCCCAGATGGATCAGCCGTTCCCGATCCTCGGGATACAGATGCGTTGCATCCACCCAGGTCAGCTTGTTCAGACGACAGCGTGCTGCGAGCACTGCCTCCATTGCTTCAAAAGCTTTGGCTGATACCTGCTGATACTCCGCATACAGTACATCCGCTTCACTGCGATTCCGGTGCTTCCATTCTACATACTCATCGTCTCCTATCAACATTCGAAACTGGTCAGATGAGACCACCTCTGTAGAGCGAATAACCCCTTCCTCCACGAGCCCTGCCAGGAGTGTGCTTTTACCGCTGTTCGACGGACCAATCAGCACAATAATTCCTGCATGCGGCAGCTGAATCTCACGCTGTCTGTACGATGGTTTATCCTGATGCCTGTGCTGGACATTATCCGCGGGATGCGGCTGATCTCGGCACGGCCCGGTGTGTGAACGATCGTGATTGTCCGTATTCGGCTGTGTGTTTTTTCTCATGCGTGACCCTCCTTCCTCTGTGTGAATTTCACCAGCTGTGTCGGCTGCCCAAATCCTTCCTTATTCTCTCCGATACCTCTGATCTCATAGTCGTAACTTCCCTTCGCTGCCCATTGTGAACATTGGAAGTCCAACTCCTCGCGAGTCCATTCAAAGCGATGGTCATGGTGACGCAGCTGCTCACGTTCCATCGAATATACTTCGTTATATTCCTTGTTCGGTGTTGTAACCAGCAGTACTTTAGGCTGATACTCGTTCAGAATGGTATCCATAATACCATCCAGACGATACGCATCAATGTGCTCGATAACTTCACACAGAATCATCACATCCTGATGCTGCATCCGCTCGTCAAAATAAAACAGTGAACCGAGCATAAGCTCGGGTACAGCTTGGACCCCGGCCCGATCCTGCAGCTTGGCAAAACGGTCCATCGCCCGTAAACGGGATTGGCCTGATGGCTCCACGGCAAGAATGGTTTCCACGCCCGGGATGTAAGAGAGTCGGGCAGACAGCTTGCCTTCACCTGCACCCATATCTACAATACGTGCTCTATCCGGCAATGAAGTCACCATGTCTGTGATTGCACGATAGCGAAGCTCATTTAACCGCAAGGGCACTTCGGATGCACTTACAGCGGTATCTTCAGCTGCTGCAGAATCTGAAGTGCATTTCTCCTCCAGATCACTGTCTGCTTCTCCTGCCTGAGCAGTTCCATGGGGTTCAGCAGTTAACGGCCCGTGCTGGCGTTCATAGGTCCGAATCAGTTCGGCAAAAAGAAGCGTGCGCCTAACGATAAGTTCCTTGAGCGGATGAGCATCTAACCAACCCTCGCCATAACGCTTGATTTTATCAATCTCATCTTCACTGATGAAATAATGCTTGTAATTATCCAGCACCGGAATCAGCAGGAACAGCTGGCGCAGTGCCTGCTGTATCGTCTGCTTACCGCGAAGCGTGATGTGACGGACCGTGCTTCTATTTTTCAGATCAAAAGAATACGCCGACTCTCCCCGTCCTACGGTCACTTCGTACCCCAAGGGTGAAAACAGCTCCTCCACCACACGGTCTGGCAGATCGGATGCTGCAGGCCCAAACGTCAGCTCCAGTTCAAACGCATGGTCGACCCATTGAACATAAGCTTCCTTTGGTCTGCCATTCAGCGCAGTTCCCAGAGCTCCACGAATGTAGGAGCAGAACAGGCTGCTTGTCACAAACTCCCGGTCATTAATATACTGCGTGATATCATATCCATCCGGCGTACCCCTGACCAGATCAACAGGATCAGGCTCGGCGTGAATCAGCACCTCCGTCACCTGCTCTTCGGCCTTGGTGTACACGATCCGCACACGCACGCCCTTGTCTGTCCGGTCATACAAATTGTTAGGATTTTTGGCGAGCAGGTGGGATACCATCCCTGCGCTGGCTCCGCTTGCTTTTATAATCAGATGCATACCTTCTCCTCCTCTCATTTGAATCTTACTTTAAGAATGGCGCTGTTCCTTTGATGCCGATGTCCTTCACTCCACAGCTCTTTAATAATCAGCCCATTATGAGTTCGTCCGCTCATTCCTCGGGGGTTTCATTCCTTCTCTCCCAGACCTCCTGCACAGCCGTTCGAAAGATCCGGTTTAATACTTCAAACTCCACAGCGTCATGCCCTCCAATTCCAGCAACTATCTTCTCCACATGTGCAATTTGCGCTGCAATGTACGCCTGAATCGCTGGAAGCTGAGGTTCCATATCCATCTCTTCTCCTGCTTTTTTCCGCCGCAGCAGTTCATGAATCTCCGTATACAGCGATGTATCCGAAGGTATCAGGGCCTCTACAAGTTCTTCAAAGGACATAGGAGGCATCGTTTCATTACGCTCAATCCAGCTGCAGGCGAGCAGCGGTCGCAGCACATAGAAGTATTTTTTGATCTTTACTTGTTCTCCCTGCAGATAATCGCGGAAATTGCCTTTGGCCATATTGAGGTAGTGGTACATACATGACTTTGGCGAAAAAGTCAGTGGTGATATCGCCCGAATCTGTTCTGCAACGCTGTACCGCTCATCATACTGAATCGGGGACTGCAGCCACTCGAGCAGGGGCGGATTGGACTTGCGGAACAGCTTCAACGCCTTGCGTATATCCCATCCGTTAATATCCAGCTGATCACTGATTGGACGTTCAATGACATCCCGCTGATCCTCAATCGATAAATACCACGCCAAGGGCCTTACATAAATAAAACGCACATCGTAGTCACTGTCCTGCGAAGGGAATCCCCACGCGCGGCTGCCTGACTCACAGGCATATATGATGCGAACCTGCTCCTCCTGTTCAATCTGAGCGAGCTGTCCCGCAATGATACCTCTCATCGTTTGATCTACATGTGTCATCTCGCTCTCCTCCTCTGTCCACCGATTTAAACATTGCTGTGAAGTCCGGCACTATGATCGAGTCAAACGATCTAAAGTGTTATGCTCCGTACACGCTCGGCAATCGTCTCGTATCCTGTTATGGTGTCCGCAATATAAGTCAGCACGGCTTCACTCCAGCCATAGATATAAAAAGTTTGCCCGTCCCTCGGCGGGACCATCGCCTGTCTGTACGGGGTAATATCCACAATGAAGGCCTGCAGCTGCGGATTCATTGTCCGCCGATATCGTTCAAGCTCAGCGTAAAATGGACTGCCTTCATTTTGCTGCTCATCCGTAATCATAATGATCCGATCCACCCTCTCTTCAGCTTCCCGCAGCTCTCGTACAGGTCTTCCCGTATCCGTTCCACCTTGTGCACGAATCTGATCTGCCTGGGCCAAAATGGCTCTATCCAGTGCGGGGTGAGCATCCTGAACCCTTTGGTCAAATAACCAGAACAGCGAACTGCCCCGGGTTTGTTTGTACAGTGCCAAGGCAAGCACGGAACCGATACGTAAATAGTCTCCCTGCATGGAGCCGGAACGATCAAGAAAGATCGCTGTTCTTCCCGGCAGTGGTGGCAAATTGTGAATGGACAGCTCTACAGCCTGTTCCAGGGCTTCCCGCAGTTCTGTACGCTGCACCGTCTCATATGCTTTGACAAAGCGAAAGGGCAGTATACGCGATTGACGCAGTGCCTCAGCATCAGTTAGACGGCGGGTGACGTAAGCGATATTTTTCTTCTTAGCAAAAACACCGGCACGGTCCATCGCATTCAAATGGCGCAGCATGGCAAACATCGGCATCTGGAACATCAAGGCTTCCCAGATCTGGCGTGTTGGCTGAAGAATGGAGGTCACCACGGAATACGGCAGCTTTCCCTTCTCGATCTGGTGTATCTGGCTGGCCGGATTACGTGTCGTTCTCAGCTTTTGCAGTGCCTGCAATTGCGGGAGTAACGCCAGGTCTGTCTCATGTCCTCGCAAGTATCGGAACAAGGCCAGCTGCTTCTCATCTTTTGGACGGGGATGTGCGGTGGCGACCATATCACTCAAACTGTAACCACGCCCGCGTCCATTATATTTCATCACCCAGTATTCACTAATTTCGTTCAGAAACTGATTGATCTGCCGCTTCACTGCACGTCCCCCCTGCCCCCGTCCGCTTCCTCTCAAAATGGTTAGAAAATCCGCCAGATCCGCCGGCGTCTTCACGACATGGGAGAACACTTTCCCGAACTGCTTCGGGTCCAATCCGGACAATACAGCCAGCCCGTACAGAGGCTGCAGACGCATGAACCCTTCATTCCGGGCATACACCAAGGCTCGCGACATGAAGCCCGTATCCAGTTCAGCCATCTCCTGATGGCTGTATGCTGCTTCCTGCATCAGCTGATGTTCATCTGCATAGAACGTATTATTCATTGTGTTTGTCATCAGCATCTGAATATACTGTTCCTCCACCAGCCGCTCATATGCTGTATATTCATCATGATGATGCAGCACGGATCGAGGTGCATTAAATAATGATTTGGCTCTGCTCATTACACATCACCTCCTGAATGCAGAACGAAATATGATCTTAACTAAATCTGTCGATAACAGCTCTATAGTTTCTCGCGTTATAAATTATTCGTTTTTGCTTTTATGAAATACTTCCGAGGAAAAAGGGGGAAGGTTATACCTGCTCTACCGCTGAGCTACACCGCCACGAACGGCGGCGATTGGATTCGAACCAACGACCCGGTCGATTAACAGTCGAAGTAACCCTCCCAGGCGCCTCGGAATTCAGATCCGCCGAGCTTCTTCACTGCCCCGCTTCACACCCTAATTATGCTTGACACCTGGTTACACGAACATGGTGAAAGTATGACGACTTTGGGCTTCTTCGAGCGATTAGAGCAACTTTGCGATGAAAGCAGGCGTTTATGTTGTTACAATGAAAGAAACACAGTCCTATCGGGAGTGAGACACATGGCTAAAGAAAGCTTCGACAAAGAGATTCAG harbors:
- a CDS encoding 3' terminal RNA ribose 2'-O-methyltransferase Hen1 is translated as MHLIIKASGASAGMVSHLLAKNPNNLYDRTDKGVRVRIVYTKAEEQVTEVLIHAEPDPVDLVRGTPDGYDITQYINDREFVTSSLFCSYIRGALGTALNGRPKEAYVQWVDHAFELELTFGPAASDLPDRVVEELFSPLGYEVTVGRGESAYSFDLKNRSTVRHITLRGKQTIQQALRQLFLLIPVLDNYKHYFISEDEIDKIKRYGEGWLDAHPLKELIVRRTLLFAELIRTYERQHGPLTAEPHGTAQAGEADSDLEEKCTSDSAAAEDTAVSASEVPLRLNELRYRAITDMVTSLPDRARIVDMGAGEGKLSARLSYIPGVETILAVEPSGQSRLRAMDRFAKLQDRAGVQAVPELMLGSLFYFDERMQHQDVMILCEVIEHIDAYRLDGIMDTILNEYQPKVLLVTTPNKEYNEVYSMEREQLRHHDHRFEWTREELDFQCSQWAAKGSYDYEIRGIGENKEGFGQPTQLVKFTQRKEGHA
- a CDS encoding TROVE domain-containing protein; translated protein: MSRAKSLFNAPRSVLHHHDEYTAYERLVEEQYIQMLMTNTMNNTFYADEHQLMQEAAYSHQEMAELDTGFMSRALVYARNEGFMRLQPLYGLAVLSGLDPKQFGKVFSHVVKTPADLADFLTILRGSGRGQGGRAVKRQINQFLNEISEYWVMKYNGRGRGYSLSDMVATAHPRPKDEKQLALFRYLRGHETDLALLPQLQALQKLRTTRNPASQIHQIEKGKLPYSVVTSILQPTRQIWEALMFQMPMFAMLRHLNAMDRAGVFAKKKNIAYVTRRLTDAEALRQSRILPFRFVKAYETVQRTELREALEQAVELSIHNLPPLPGRTAIFLDRSGSMQGDYLRIGSVLALALYKQTRGSSLFWLFDQRVQDAHPALDRAILAQADQIRAQGGTDTGRPVRELREAEERVDRIIMITDEQQNEGSPFYAELERYRRTMNPQLQAFIVDITPYRQAMVPPRDGQTFYIYGWSEAVLTYIADTITGYETIAERVRSITL
- a CDS encoding nucleotidyltransferase domain-containing protein; its protein translation is MTHVDQTMRGIIAGQLAQIEQEEQVRIIYACESGSRAWGFPSQDSDYDVRFIYVRPLAWYLSIEDQRDVIERPISDQLDINGWDIRKALKLFRKSNPPLLEWLQSPIQYDERYSVAEQIRAISPLTFSPKSCMYHYLNMAKGNFRDYLQGEQVKIKKYFYVLRPLLACSWIERNETMPPMSFEELVEALIPSDTSLYTEIHELLRRKKAGEEMDMEPQLPAIQAYIAAQIAHVEKIVAGIGGHDAVEFEVLNRIFRTAVQEVWERRNETPEE